One Hemibagrus wyckioides isolate EC202008001 linkage group LG07, SWU_Hwy_1.0, whole genome shotgun sequence DNA segment encodes these proteins:
- the dspa gene encoding desmoplakin-A isoform X1 produces MSAHGTPSSRFPTMSRGPSMRVSDPMFMSGNGYQSDLSENIVQQQRYSTYSGNTLGGNTFGVNTYTMKSGMGSMMPSQQNSQMVYNRCMSNLEKAQMLLEQGAPRSEFDQAMMKADAEIKQLHQLAVEAKNFGQSPDFILRGLDECKLFFTDLVSSAGRVTSHQHRGNTSREEYSISLTDAFGWINQQKRLIETAPFGDDAETIEKQITNHSRFHNSIQRSGEVQRARDELVQLGDKANIHSLDHEWDTLQKMSHTRMSQLREMQSVISDISQAIMWVNEREEEELMFDWGDKNIDIYIPKKQESYSRLMSELEGKEKELNKLKSRVDQLLKSNHPASDKIEAYMETLQTQWSWMLQITNCIDIHLKENAAYSQFFKEANETYTKLQKDDENLRKKFTCNKSTPLESLTELLKNLEKEKERLMENKRQVQTLVNKSKNIVCLKPRNPEHRSSNRVVVKALCDFKQDQKGILKGNEALLSDNSERSKWQVIGPGGLQMSIPSVCLIVPPPNPLCVDLASKNEKYYEAVMGIWNQLFINIKSLISWQYCLNDIKKINSLTISMLSQMKPEEYRRIIKNLEYNYEEFRRLSQQSNLFEDADQRKMATDYANAQTHYDTIITKTQPPIINVVEVDTSKKNTSKQTQNLLTLTHTLRRRLEAAEGGLSQHLHVPLRDNSVQECTQRLQLLQGVHHDLSSIRDEYLHLRELVIKQEASADPEHAKFLRAELDLINQKLSSLQSYSKSYLQRLTALRALLQNITRAEDIIKVHEARLTEKETSSLDQGELQDYRKTLKNMKVDLDQKKEVLGAMEADLDQAFHWNSQIDQNFHQCDVDLSKFSDLVKQMNSRWNRIITQINTRLNDLEKQEKQLIQYKQNSSNINQWIDQTAHHLDKLQSYKLTTVQDLSDHLNQHKTLHSEIKGKKDKVDDMQKDANTCASSIKDYELELASYSAGLETLLNIPIKRTMLQSPATVLSQEAADVQSSYIELLTRSTDYYKFLTEMQRNMEELKIRNTRIDVLEEELRRLKDELQDRAQKNRSLEEILARFKLELSQSKEQLISMEEVKSTEALRYHAAKENLDTTQNQLKDLNDQVSRLTLLIEEEKRKRRLAEERYTSQQQEYEVVIRKRQKELDELNWSKIEFEKAIKDKEREIERLKMQLEDEASRRRSAESETAKVRNQFNQELSTLKQTYESEIHVTKTTVLKDMQQKEEDTVTLKLQLERLVDEKRNLEEELRRLQLSISQMEEARKRAEQEVHQERSTGTEETRRRKELEIHIQTITRQRTEVETRYKDEIAQANNRMQEKARQISVLTQNLDDETRKRRALEQENQRLRQSEADLLAKHSSSLELINKLKITEKETNLIRVELEKQASEKGKVEQSAARMQTRIVDLQKMLENLETELEKERKGNQDELTRRKRIEAELERVNQLCREYTSTINTLRVHKEEESATSRRHEQDLRRLQEELDRSRKEHTVTSDNLSRLTAELKALQQQLIQEQARVREVNQRNESLYKTIEEKSRALNECTLEIEKLKSLTQNLTKERLRLEEELRNVRQERDDLRSNKNSNESEHMAQISAIQLQLQSSNKRSLDLQGHINELTKERENLKAEIAKIQKQYTETSLMIHESQTHYKEILQERDSLLAKLKLLEMDKGKQQRSEEELSRIKLSLESELRQKQRLQEEIDKIRKDFNYWKSQYEIKEGQIKQCQADKDKAERDRASLHSEITKLTAELRSVEERYRSRIQRSEFEVSELTRKREALEMELRKLQQRPVGFNRQTQTDENVATVDPSKLVFDGIRRKVTAHQLCDCGIIDKATLDKLLKGQITVSDVSVGIQSSLKGTGVIAGVQKDSQGRMPIAEAKSKNILSSHSAIMLLEAQAATGYMIDPKFNEKMPVDTACSRGIVDTEDRDVLVTAEAACTGFKDPFTGKLLSVGQACKKGRLDKEKAIRLLQAQEAVGGIIDPVLSVFLPKDVALDRGLIDEELYRALNKKPACYIDPTTAEKISYGDLRRKCITEPANGLLLLSVTENSDFVKGIRGNVSLTELVNSSLITEGDLEQVKRGLLTTKDIENRLKMYLSGSGCIAGIYDEAQDRVLPFYQAMKENLLRPGTTLELLEAQAASGFMIDPVNNVYLTVEDAWKRGLVGKEFKDKLLSAEKAVTGYRDPSTGQLISLFQAIEKELIEKGHGIRLLEAQIASGGIIDPKESHRIDVEVAYRRGYFDREMNEILTYEGDDTKGFFDPNTHENLTYLQLQKRCIKDPRTSLLLLPLKDKNKQKQQSSQKNTLRKRRVVIVDPDTGKEMSVREAYHRELIDYDTFLNLSEQECEWEEITITDSAGKTRLVIVDRKTGTQYDVQDSLDKGLIKKSALDQYRSGTLTLTQFANLFSSRGTGSELSICTSIPEDVTTCSSPTEVTPSSPTVRKRFASVSITLSPPSDILDDQSPVAAIFDSETLEKITINEALRRGIVDTITAQRLLEAQACTGGVINPATGKRLSLQDAVHQSIIDEEMANKLKPAQKAYFGYEDIKTKRRMSAAEAIKEKWLPYEAGQRFLEFQYLTGGLLEPESGKRISIEEAIRRGWLDGKGAQKLQDTRNYLKSLTCPKTKLKISYKEAMDNCMVEENNGMKMLQATSMSTKGISSPYNIPSGPNSRSGSRAGSRGSSRSGSRRGSVDYTSSTYTYSSTTSYTSFP; encoded by the exons CATGATGCCCTCACAGCAGAATAGCCAGATGGTATATAATCGCTGCATGAGTAACCTTGAGAAGGCCCAAATGCTACTGGAACaa ggagCACCTCGGAGTGAATTTGATCAGGCGATGATGAAGGCTGACGCAGAAATAAAGCAGCTTCATCAGCTTGCAGTGGAAGCGAAGAACTTCGGCCAATCTCCAGACTTCATCctcagagg tctggatGAATGCAAATTATTTTTCACAGATCTTGTATCCAGTGCAGGAAGAGTTACATCGCACCAGCACCGTGGCAACACGAGCAGAGAAGAATACAGCATCAGCCTAACTGACGCCTTCGGCTGGATCAACCAACAGaaa cgtctGATTGAGACAGCACCATTTGGTGATGATGCTGAGACCATTGAGAAGCAGATCACAAACCACAGCAGGTTCCACAACTCCATCCAGAGGAGTGGAGAAGTGCAGAGAGCCAGAGATGaactg gTGCAATTAGGAGATAAGGCGAATATCCATTCTCTGGATCATGAATGGGACACATTACAG AAAATGTCTCACACCCGGATGAGTCAGCTACGGGAAATGCAGAGCGTCATCTCCGACATCTCTCAGGCCATCATGTGGGTGAacgagagagaggaggaggagctgatGTTCGACTGGGGTGACAAAAACATCGACATCTACATCCCCAAGAAACAGGAGAGCTAttcg CGGCTGATGAGTGAACTGGAGGGAAAAGAGAAGGAGCTGAACAAGTTGAAATCCAGAGTGGATCAGCTGCTGAAGAGCAATCACCCTGCATCAGATAAGATAGAG gcCTACATGGAGACACTGCAGACTCAGTGGAGCTGGATGCTGCAGATCACAAACTGCATTGACATCCACCTGAAGGAAAACGCTGCCTACAGCCAG TTCTTTAAGGAGGCAAATGAGACGTACACCAAACTCCAGAAAGATGACGAGAACCTTCGCAAGAAATTCACTTGCAATAAATCTACGCCTCTGGAGTCTCTGACTGAACTGCTGAAAAACCTGgag aaggagaaggagaggctGATGGAGAATAAGAGACAGGTACAGACCCTGGTGAACAAGTCGAAGAACATTGTGTGTCTGAAACCTCGAAACCCAGAACATAGGTCCAGCAACAGAGTGGTAGTAAAGGCACTGTGTGACTTTAAACAGGACCAG aaggGTATTCTGAAAGGGAACGAGGCATTACTAAGTGATAACTCTGAGCGCAGTAAATGGCAGGTGATCGGTCCTGGAGGATTGCAGATGTCCATCCCCTCTGTGTGTCTCATTGTCCCTCCACCAAACCCACTCTGTGTTGACCTGGCCAGCAA gAATGAGAAGTATTATGAAGCCGTCATGGGTATCTGGAACCAACTGTTTATCAACATCAAGAGTCTGATCTCCTGGCAGTACTGTCTGAATGACATCAAGAAGATCAACTCGCTGACCATCagcatg ttgTCTCAGATGAAGCCTGAGGAGTACAGGCGCATCATCAAGAATCTGGAGTATAACTACGAGGAGTTTCGGCGTCTCAGTCAACAGTCCAACCTGTTCGAAGATGCGGATCAGAGGAAGATGGCCACAGATTATGccaatgcacagacacattatgacaccatcatcaccaagaCACAGCCTCCCAtca TTAatgtggtggaggtggacacATCCAAGAAGAATACatccaaacaaacacaaaacttgctgaccctcacacacacactgcggcgCAGGCTGGAGGCGGCCGAGGGAGGACTGAGCCAACACCTCCACGTCCCACTGAGGGACAACAGTGTACAAGAGTGTACACAGAGACTGCAGctactgcag ggtgtccACCATGACCTGAGCTCCATCCGTGATGAGTATCTGCATCTGAGAGAGTTGGTGATAAAGCAGGAAGCAAGCGCTGACCCAGAGCACGCCAAATTCCTCCGGGCTGAACTGGACCTCATCAACCAGAAACTGAGCAGTTTACAGAGTTACTCCAAGTCTTACCtgcagag actTACTGCTCTGAGAGCTCTCCTGCAGAACATCACACGTGCTGAAGACATCATTAAAGTTCATGAAGCTCGACtaacagagaaagagactaGCTCTCTGGACCAGGGAGAACTTCAGGACTACCGTAAAACACTCaag aacatGAAGGTGGACCTAGACCAGAAAAAGGAGGTTCTGGGTGCGATGGAGGCGGACCTGGACCAGGCTTTCCACTGGAATAGTCAAATTGATCAAAACTTCCACCAGTGTGACGTGGACCTGAGCAAGTTCTCGGATCTGGTGAAGCAAATGAACAGCCGCTGGAACCGCATCATCACCCAGATCAACACCAG gctgaATGATCTGGAGAAACAGGAGAAGCAGCTGATTCAGTATAAACAGAACAGTTCAAACATCAACCAGTGGATTGACCAAACAGCTCACCACCTGGACAAACTGCAGAGCTACAAACTGACCACAGTGCAGGACCTGAGTGACCATCTGAACCAAcacaag acacTGCACTCTGAGATCAAGGGGAAAAAGGACAAAGTGGATGACATGCAGAAGGACGCAAACACCTGTGCTTCCTCcataaag GATTATGAGCTGGAACTGGCGTCCTACAGCGCTGGACTGGAGACGCTGCTGAACATTCCCATCAAGAGGACCATGCTGCAGTCCCCAGCCACCGTCCTCAGCCAAGAG GCTGCAGATGTTCAGTCTAGTTATATCGAGCTGCTGACTCGCTCCACAGATTACTACAAGTTCCTCACTGAGATGCAGAGGAACATGGAGGAGCTAAAG atACGAAACACTAGAATTGACGTTCTGGAGGAAGAGCTGAGGCGTCTGAAGGATGAACTGCAGGATCGTGCACAGAAGAACAGATCCCTGGAGGAAATCTTGGCCCGTTTCAAACTGGAACTCTCCCAGTCTAAGGAACAGTTAATTTCTATGGAGGAAGTGAAGAGCACTGAGGCCTTGAGGTACCACGCAGCTAAGGAGAACCTGGACACCACTCAAAATCAGCTGAAAGACCTAAATGACCAGGTGTCACGGCTTACTCTGCTTATTGAGGAGGAGAAACGTAAGCGAAGGCTAGCTGAGGAGCGTTACACCAGCCAACAACAGGAGTACGAAGTGGTCATCcgcaagagacagaaagagctgGATGAACTTAACTGGTCCAAGATCGAATTTGAGAAGGCCATCAAGGACAAGGAGCGGGAGATTGAACGTCTGAAGATGCAGTTGGAGGACGAGGCCTCTCGGCGCCGGTCGGCGGAATCTGAAACTGCTAAGGTAAGAAACCAGTTCAACCAGGAGCTCAGTACTCTAAAACAAACGTATGAGTCCGAAATCCACGTCACAAAAACCACCGTGCTGAAGGACATGCAGCAAAAGGAGGAAGACACCGTTACCCTGAAGCTGCAGCTGGAGAGACTTGTGGATGAGAAACGGAATCTTGAAGAGGAGCTCAGGCGGCTTCAGTTGTCCATCAGCCAAATGGAAGAAGCCAGAAAGAGAGCCGAGCAGGAAGTGCACCAGGAAAGATCCACAGGAACAGAGGAAACCAGAAGGCGAAAGGAACTTGAGATACACATTCAAACCATCACACGACAGAGGACTGAAGTTGAGACGAGGTACAAAGATGAAATCGCACAGGCCAACAATAGAATGCAAGAAAAGGCCCGCCAGATTTCAGTCCTCACTCAGAACCTGGATGACGAGACTCGGAAGAGAAGAGCTCTGGAACAAGAGAACCAAAGACTTCGCCAGTCGGAGGCAGACTTGCTTGCCAAGCACTCGTCCTCTCTGGAACTCATTAACAAGCTCAAaatcacagagaaagagactAACCTTATTCGTGTAGAGCTGGAGAAGCAAGCAAGTGAAAAAGGAAAAGTGGAGCAGAGTGCTGCCAGGATGCAGACTCGCATTGTAGATTTGCAGAAAATGTTAGAAAACCTGGAGACTgagctggagaaagagagaaaaggcaaCCAGGATGAACTTACCAGGAGAAAGAGGATAGAAGCTGAGCTGGAAAGGGTGAATCAGTTGTGCAGAGAGTACACAAGTACCATTAACACTCTCCGTGTCCATAAGGAAGAGGAGAGTGCCACCAGCCGAAGACATGAACAGGACCTCCGCCGTCTCCAGGAGGAGCTGGACAGAAGTCGGAAGGAGCACACGGTAACTTCTGATAACCTCTCCAGGCTGACGGCCGAGCTGAAGGCCTTGCAGCAGCAGCTGATTCAAGAGCAGGCCCGTGTCCGAGAGGTCAACCAACGCAACGAGAGTCTGTACAAGACCATAGAAGAGAAGAGCCGAGCGCTAAATGAATGCACCTTGGAAATTGAGAAGCTGAAGAGTCTTACTCAAAACCTCACCAAGGAAAGGCTGAGGTTAGAGGAGGAGCTGAGGAACGTACGCCAGGAACGGGATGATTTACGcagcaacaaaaacagcaaCGAGAGTGAACATATGGCCCAAATCTCAGCCATACAACTCCAGCTTCAGAGCTCAAATAAGCGAAGCCTAGATCTCCAGGGCCACATTAATGAGCTGACAAAAGAGAGGGAAAATTTAAAGGCGGAAATAGCCAAAATCCAAAAGCAATACACGGAG ACATCACTGATGATCCACGAGTCTCAGACACACTACAAGGAGATCCTACAAGAGAGGGATAGTCTCCTGGCCAAGCTTAAATTGCTGGAAATGGACAAAGGGAAGCAGCAGCGTTCCGAAGAAGAGCTGAGCCGCATCAAGCTGTCACTAGAATCAGAGCTGCGTCAGAAGCAGCGCCTGCAGGAGGAAATTGACAAAATCCGTAAAGATTTTAACTACTGGAAAAGCCAATATGAGATAAAGGAAGGTCAGATTAAACAGTGCCAGGCAGATAAAGacaaggcagagagagacagggcttcactgcacagtgagatcACAAAACTGACTGCTGAGCTCAGAAGCGTGGAGGAACGCTACCGGAGTCGGATACAGCGCTCCGAGTTTGAAGTATCTGAACTCACCCGCAAGCGAGAGGCTCTGGAAATGGAGCTGCGGAAGCTGCAACAACGTCCAGTTGGCTTCAATAGGCAGACTCAGACAGATGAGAACGTGGCCACAGTTGACCCATCAAAGCTTGTTTTTGATGGCATTCGCAGAAAGGTCACAGCTCACCAGCTGTGTGACTGTGGGATCATCGATAAAGCTACCCTTGATAAGCTGCTGAAGGGCCAGATCACAGTGTCAGATGTTTCAGTGGGAATTCAGTCCAGTCTTAAGGGTACAGGTGTTATTGCAGGTGTTCAGAAAGATTCCCAGGGCAGAATGCCAATCGCAGAAGCTAAAAGTAAGAACATTCTGAGTTCACATAGTGCCATAATGTTGCTGGAAGCTCAAGCTGCCACTGGCTACATGATTGATCCAAAGTTTAATGAGAAGATGCCAGTAGACACGGCCTGCTCAAGAGGTATTGTTGATACTGAGGACAGGGACGTTCTCGTTACAGCTGAGGCTGCTTGCACGGGGTTCAAGGATCCGTTCACAGGAAAACTCTTGTCCGTTGGACAGGCATGCAAGAAAGGTCGACTTGACAAGGAGAAGGCCATTCGATTGCTCCAGGCTCAAGAAGCAGTGGGAGGTATAATTGACCCTGTGCTAAGCGTATTTCTACCCAAAGATGTTGCCTTAGACCGTGGCTTGATTGATGAAGAGCTTTATCGTGCACTAAACAAAAAGCCAGCTTGTTATATCGATCCAACAACTGCAGAGAAGATCAGCTACGGTGATTTGAGGAGGAAGTGTATCACAGAACCTGCAAATGGCCTTCTTCTGCTCTCTGTGACCGAAAACTCAGATTTTGTTAAAGGAATCCGTGGCAATGTCTCACTTACTGAGCTTGTAAACTCCAGCCTTATTACAGAGGGAGATTTGGAGCAGGTGAAACGAGGCCTGCTCACAACTAAAGATATTGAAAATAGGCTCAAGATGTACTTATCTGGCTCTGGCTGCATTGCTGGCATTTATGATGAGGCTCAGGATAGAGTCCTGCCTTTCTACCAGGCCATGAAAGAAAATCTTCTCCGTCCAGGAACGACGTTGGAGCTTCTGGAAGCCCAGGCTGCCTCTGGCTTCATGATTGATCCGGTCAATAATGTCTACCTGACAGTGGAGGATGCATGGAAGAGAGGCCTAGTGGGTAAAGAATTTAAAGATAAACTGCTATCTGCTGAGAAGGCTGTGACTGGTTACCGCGATCCCAGTACAGGGCAACTCATCTCACTCTTTCAGGCTATTGAGAAAGAGCTTATTGAAAAGGGGCATGGAATTAGGCTTCTGGAGGCTCAGATAGCCAGCGGTGGCATCATCGATCCTAAAGAGAGCCATCGCATTGATGTGGAAGTGGCTTACCGAAGAGGTTACTTTGACcgtgagatgaatgaaattctGACATATGAAGGTGATGATACAAAGGGCTTCTTTGACCCAAACACTCATGAAAATCTCACTTATCTGCAGCTCCAGAAGAGATGTATCAAGGACCCCAGGACCAGTTTGCTTCTGCTGCCTCTGAAGGACAAAAACAAGCAGAAGCAGCAGTCAAGCCAAAAGAACACCCTTCGCAAGAGGAGAGTGGTGATCGTAGACCCCGACACAGGCAAAGAGATGTCTGTTCGTGAGGCTTATCACAGAGAGCTGATTGACTATGACACTTTCCTGAATCTTTCGGAACAAGAGTGCGAGTGGGAGGAGATCACCATCACAGATTCAGCTGGCAAGACTCGACTCGTTATTGTTGACCGTAAAACAGGTACACAGTATGATGTCCAGGACTCCCTAGACAAGGGCCTAATTAAGAAAAGTGCCTTAGACCAGTACCGCTCAGGAACCCTCACGCTCACCCAGTTTGCTAATCTCTTTTCAAGCAGAGGCACAGGTTCTGAGCTTTCCATCTGCACCAGCATTCCAGAAGATGTTACGACCTGCAGTAGCCCCACTGAAGTTACACCATCTTCTCCAACCGTCCGCAAACGCTTTGCTAGTGTTTCCATCACTCTCTCCCCTCCTTCTGATATACTGGATGACCAGAGCCCTGTGGCAGCCATCTTTGACTCAGAAACCTTGGAGAAGATCACAATAAATGAAGCTCTGCGTCGTGGAATAGTCGATACCATCACGGCGCAGCGGCTCCTGGAGGCCCAGGCATGCACTGGAGGTGTCATAAACCCTGCCACTGGCAAGAGGCTCTCTCTGCAAGATGCTGTACATCAGAGCATCATTGATGAGGAAATGGCCAACAAGCTCAAACCAGCTCAGAAAGCTTACTTTGGATATGAGGACATAAAGACCAAAAGGAGAATGTCTGCTGCAGAGGCCATTAAAGAGAAATGGTTGCCATACGAGGCTGGGCAGAGGTTCCTGGAATTCCAGTACCTGACTGGAGGACTGCTGGAACCTGAAAGTGGTAAGAGAATCAGCATTGAAGAAGCCATACGAAGAGGATGGCTGGATGGTAAAGGAGCCCAGAAGCTGCAGGACACAAGAAACTACTTGAAGAGCCTCACCTGCCCTAAAACTAAGCTGAAGATTTCATATAAAGAGGCGATGGACAACTGCATGGTGGAAGAGAACAACGGAATGAAGATGCTCCAAGCCACATCTATGTCCACCAAGGGAATCAGTAGCCCCTATAATATCCCCTCTGGACCCAACTCCCGCTCTGGGTCTAGAGCCGGATCCCGTGGAAGCTCCAGGAGCGGATCCCGGCGAGGCAGCGTGGATTACACCTCCTCTACTTACACTTACAGCTCTACCACTTCTTATACTTCCTTCCCTTAA